ACGGTACGTTATATACGGCTAGCGGATACAACGCTGACACAGCACCCACAATCAATCGCTACTCAGCCTTTTTTACTGATAGCAGTGCCAAAGCATAACTTCCTGAAGACCAAGCTTGTCGAAAACGGTAAAGTCGTACAGATTCTCAAAAGACCGGAGGAAGACTAATTTCCCTGTCTACTTACTCACCGACTGATTAGTCGTCGTAGCTAAAGTCAGATTCCAGTCCGAAATGGATGCCCTGCAAACTGGCAATTGCCGCTGACAGATGCTGAAGCGCATCGCCCACGCGGTCTGCATCTGGATGGTTGGCGTCGACCTGCCTCTGCAGGCTGCTAATCATCGACCGTGTGGCTTCCAGTTGGGCTATTGTCTGGTAAAGAACGGGCTTTTGTTCAGGATTCATGCTTAGCGGATTTGGTTTGACAATACACACCCAACTTGTCTTACACGGTTTCTGTTTAGAATAGTCTCAAAGCGCACGCTTGCAGTCATTTATTCCACACCCTTCACCCGCATTGGCAACGTGTAGATTGATTCTGAAGCAGTGATGAACAGCGTATCCCGTTTTTTCCCGCCAAAGCAGATATTTCCCACCCAGCGTGATGGTACGGGAATATTACCCAGCTTTTTACCAGATGGATCGTATACCGTTACGCCACGGCCAGAGATGTATAAATTCCCCTGGTTATCGAGCGTCATACCATCGGACCCCTGCGAAATAAATAGCTGGCGATTTCGAAGCATCCCATCGGACCCGATTTCATATTTATAGGTTTTGCTGTCCCGAATGTCGGCTACATATAAATACTTCCCATCAGGCGTTCCAACAATACCATTGGGTTGTTTTAAATCGCCATCGACCACGATCGCTTCCGACTTGCCTTTGGGAAGATAATACACCTTTTGCCCGTCGATATCCGGCTTCTTCCGCTCCCAGTAGTCACGCTGATAATAGGGATCGGTAAAGTAGATTCCGCCCTTAGGGTCGATCCACAAATCGTTTGGCCCGTTCATGCGCTGCCCCTGAAAATTGGTCATCAGTACCGTCACTTTCTTATCAGGGCTAATCGACCATAACTCGTCTTTTTCATCGGCACAGGAAATGATATTGCCTTTTTTATCGAAATAAAGCCCATTGGATCGCCCGGTTTTGTCCATATAAAGCGACAGGTTTCCATCGGTATCGTATTTCCAGATTTTATCGTTTGGCTGATCGGTAAAAAAGATATTCCCTTTCTTGTCGACAGCCGGACCTTCGGTAAACGCAAACTGGCTCGATATCTTCTGAAGCGTAGCACCGGGGGCTACTACCTTTATCGTATCCAGCCCACTCGTGTTCGTCTGTTGCGCCATTACCTGGCCCGATATAATTAGAAGGCCTGTCAGTATAAAGCCTGTTTTAAACGAATGAATCATAGGAAGTGAGGAAAAACGTTTTCTAAATCAGTAAGTCTGGTTGCCAGGAAAACTAACCGGCTACGGTGCCAATTTTCTACCGGATGGGTGTGTCGCGCGAGTCGGCATAGGCTTTGCTGAAGTCGATCTTCTTTGCTTGACTGGCTACGTACCGGATACCCTGAAAGATGTGTTTAATAAACGTTTGGTCGTCCAGATAATCGGTTTTCGCATGACCGAGCGTCGTACACCAAGTGTACCCACCATCGAAATTGTAATACCAGGCCGAAGGATACAGTTCGGTATACGAACCACCAAACATCCTGACTTTCTCAGGCTCATCCTGATTGAGTGACGTCAGATCATTCGCCATAATGACGGTAGGGCCAGGCGACATATTTTTGGTAAAATAAAATTCGTCTTCTTTCTCCCAGATCTTCGGTAATCCGTCCATTGAAGGGTGTTTTGTATCGATGACCTCAATCTTGAACTTCTGGAATTTCGGATGCCAGGCAAAGGTGCCACCGATCATCCGTTTGAACCACGCCCAGCTGCGCTCGGTGCCCATGACGGAGTGAATACCTACGAATCCACCACCCGCTTCAATGTACCGCCGAAAAGCCAGACGCTGAGCATCGGTATCGAATACATCGTTGTTGGTGCTGGCAAACACCAGTAGTGTGTATTGTTTCAGGTTAGCTTCAGTAAAAACGGAAGGCTGGTCAGAGGCATCGACATTGAAACCGTATTGCTGGCCAAGCTTCTGGACGCATTGAATGGCATTCGGAATATTGTCGTGTACGTAGCCTTTGCCATTTTTAGTGTACACCAGTACCTTCACTTTTTTCCAGTTAACGTCCTGCGCCTGTAGCCCGGCAATCGATAACAGGCTGGTCAACAATACAACGGCAAATCGGGTCATCTTTATGGTTCGTTATGCCTCTATAAGCAACGAATCCAATGGTTCTACGCGTATAAACCGACATCAACGGCCCAATGATTAATCTGTTTTGGGAGCAATCCGTTTGAGCGGTAGCGATTGGGGCCGGGTAATTACCAGCGGAACTGCCTCAATAGTAACGTTACTGGTATCCAGCCCATAGGTTGCCTGTGGAGCCAGGGCGATATTTTTCAACAACATATAGCCGAACATCGCTACTTGCTGACGCACTGTCAGGGCATTCTCGTAGGAAAGGAATCGTCGGAAAAGCACAAACCGGAAGTCACCGGGAACCCGGTGTGTACTCAGCGATTTATACCGGCTGTCGATCGTCACTTCATTATTCTCTACCATATCCTCGACGACCATCCTGAAAAGCAGATTGATGCGCGGTTCGATGCGAAAACCCAGATAAAACGTAACCACATATACATCCTCCTGCGCCAGGGTCTCCACCGAATACCGCATCACATAGGGTTCATCTTCTACACAAACGTGAATAAACCAGTAAATGTCCGCTCGTTTAGGGGCCCGGTTCAGTATCGAATACAGGATTTCGGACTCGATACGCTTGCTGGAATCGGATGTAGTCAGGTAAACCAGATGGGTGGAAAACTTCGGAATAGTCAGGTCGTTACTCAACGATTTCAGGATGGGCAGGTTACTCGGCAGCGACTCGTATTTGATCAGGCTCTGCTTAATCGACTCGCCCTCATGCCAGAACAGCATCATGGCCATAATCAATAACCCCAGCGTAACCGAAATCCAGCCACCTTCTTCAAACTTTACCAGATTGGCAATCAGAAACGTCGTTTCAACGGTCAGAAAGATGGTGGTCAGAACTATCTGGAGAATTGGATTGAAGCGCTTCACACGCATGTACATACTCATGAGCACGGTCGACATGAGCATCGTGAGCGTAACGGCCAGCCCAAAAGCAGCTTCCATATTTTTCGATTCCCGGAAGTGAAGCACAATCAGGCAACAGCCAATCATTAATGCCCAGTTGACAAACGGCACATACAGTTGCCCTCGTTCATCAGACGGGTAGGCTACACGCTGCCGGGGCCAGAGTGTCAGCCGCATGGCCTCACTAACCAGCGTAAACGACCCACTGATCAGTGCCTGCGAAGCAATGATGGTAGCCAACGTTGCCAGACCAATGCTAAAGACGACAATCGATGGGGGTACAATGCTGTAAAACGGGCTTGTTTCGCCCAATCGCTGACCAAGGTGATGCATCAGCCAGGCCGATTGCCCCGCATACGATAGTAACAACGTTGTTTTTACATAAGCCCAGCTAACCCGGATATTACTCCGGCCGCAATGCCCCATATCGGAATAGAGCGCTTCGGCCCCGGTCGTGCAGAGGAAAACCCCACCCAACAACCAGAAACCACTGGGGTAGGTCATCAGAAAATGGAGCGCATAATACGGATTAATCGCTTTAAGAACCGTCGGTTGACTCCACAATGCCCAAAGGCCTATAACCCCGATGAAGCTGAACCAGACGAGCATAACTGGCCCAAACAACCGTCCTAATTGCTGTGTCCCAAACTGCTGCCCAACAAACAAGGCAATCAGAATGACGATAACGATGGGTACCGTATCAAGTTTAGGGTAAAAAATCAGTAATCCTTCAACTGCCGACGACACCGAGATAGGGGGCGTAATTAATCCATCGGCTAATAGAAATGCCCCGCCAATCACAGCCGGGTACATTAGCCATTGGCCCGTATACCGACGAACGAGGGTGTAGAGTGAAAAGATACCTCCTTCGCCCTTATTATCGGCCCGGAGTGTGATCACCACATATTTAATGGTGGTTTGTAGCGTGAGCGTCCACAAAATACAGGAGAAGGTTCCCAGCACTAAGGTTTCAGACAACTCCCGACCCCGCATCACAGCCGATAAGGTGTAAAGGGGCGAAGTACCAATGTCCCCAAAAACAATTCCGATAGCAACCAGAAGCCCCTGTGCCGAAACCTTGTTGAGCGATGTAGATGACATGTAAACTGAAGAAATATACTGTTTTGAAGGTTCAATACCCCTTAGACCGGAGACGCATCATAAAGTATCCATCTCACTCAATTTCCGGTAAAGGCTAGTCAGTCCGATACCAAGCAACCGGGCTGCTTCTGTCTTGTTGCCATTTGTATGCTGTAAAACTCGCCGGATATGCCGTTGTTCGACTGTCGCCAGATCCAGCGCCGAGCTATCGCCCACGTTCGCTGCCGAAACAGCCGTTTGTATTTCATGAGGCAGCAGATCGGGCGTGAGTTCAACCGGTGTATTTTGAGGAGACTCGGCCAGAATAACAGCTCGCTCGATGACGTTTTTCAATTCGCGGATATTGCCTTTCCACGGATGCTGCTGGAGCTTCTGAATAAACTCTGTGCTCAGTCGGATGTCGCGCTTACCAAGCTTGGTAGCATATTGGCGAGCAAACTGTTGAGCCAGACCGGCAATATCGTCACGACGGTCGCGGAGCGGGGGAAGTTCAATTTGAAAAACCGATAATCGATAGTATAAATCGAGCCGGAAATGCCCAGCGTTCGCTTCCTGTTCAAGGCCCCGGTTGGTAGCTGCTATGACCCGAACATCGGTTTTGGTCGGTTTGGTATCCCCCACACGCAGAAATTCGTGCGTTTCGAGTACCCGCAGGAGCTTGGCCTGTAGATCAAGCGGCATTTCGCCAATCTCGTCCAGGAAAATGGTTCCTTTAGTTGCTTCGGCAAATAACCCTTTCTGATCACGGCTGGCCCCCGTAAAGGCCCCAGCTCGATGCCCGAAAAGCTCACTTTCCAGAATATCTTTACCCAGAGCCCCACAGTTGATGGCTACAAATGGCCCGGTTCGGCGTAGGCTAGCCTGGTGGATCGCCTGAGCGAATACTTCTTTACCTGTCCCTGTTTCGCCTGTCAGCAATACCGTTGTATCGGTAACGGCTACTTTCCGGGCCAGATCAATGGCTTGCTGAATGGCTTTTGAATGGCCGATAATACTCTCGAATCCATATCGTTGACCAACCTGTTTTTCAAGCTGTTGTATTCGAAGCTGGAGCGTAGCTTTCTCAATGGCCCGGCTGACGAGCGGAATGATTCGATCGTTGTCGTCGCCTTTGGTGATGTAATCGAACGCACCATTTTTAATAGCCGTTACGCCATCCGATATAGTCCCATAAGCCGTCAGCACAATGATCTCAGTGGCAGGATAAAGTTGCTTAATCTGTGCCGACAGTTCGATGCCATTTTTATCGGGCAGCTTCACATCACTGATTACAAGCTGGACCTCTTCGCGTTCCAGAATTTTCAGGCCCGCACGGGCATTCTCAGCCTCTAGTACGGCATAGCCTTCGAGTTCCAGAATTCGCGCCAGTAGTTGACGCAAACGCGACTCATCGTCGATCAGCAAAATAGTAGCAGGCATAAAAAATGCTTCTTTTCTCCGCAAAGATGAGAAACGAAGCGATAAAAGTTTACGGTGGCTACCACATCAGTAACCTCTTCCACTCGCCCAAAAGGAAACCATAGCCGAAAACCCCAGCTTTTTACTTTTTCAAATGGATCACCTGTGCCTGCTTCTGCGCTTTGAGGGCCAGTTCAGTAGCTAAGAAACAATGCTCCTGCGACATGGCCGTTTCGGTTCGATTCAGCACATCGTTGACCAGTTGTTCGCCGTAAGGCAGATTCTCTTTGCTGCAATCAATGTAGCGGGTTTCTTTTTTATCCGTAATGAACAGGTGATTACCCCCGTCGCGCCCACCGGGGTCGATGTTTTTCCGAAGTTCCATAAAGCCTTCGGTCCCCAGAATCGTCAATCGGCCATCACCCCAGCTTTTCAGTCCATCGGGCGTAAACCAGTCGACCCGAATATAGCCCATGCCTCCATCACCGCGCAGCATTACATCACCAAAATCCTCGAAATTCGGATACTGTGGAAAATGGAGATTCCCCACCTGCGACGCCACAATATCGGCTTTGGTCGATCCGGTAAAGAACAGGAACTGATCGAATTGGTGCGAAGCAATGTCGCAGATAATACCACCAAACTGTTTTTTCTCGAAAAACCAGGCAGGACGCGTTGCTGGATTCATGCGGTGCGGTCCTAGGCCAACCGTCTGGATCACGTTGCCAATGGCCCCTGCTTTAACCAGTTCTCCCGCTTTCACCGTGGCTTTGTTCTCCAGCCGTTCACTGTACATGATTGAATAAATGCGCTTCGTTTCTTTCTGAACCTTACGCACCTCGGCCAGTTGTTCAAGGGTGGTAATGCCGGGTTTATCGGACATAAAATCCTTACCAGCCTTCATAACCCGAATGCCCAATGGCGCCCGTTCGTTGGCAATAGCCGAAGTCAGAACCAGTTGGATCGACTTGTCTTCCAGAATTTCGGCTTCGCTCTTGGCCTGCTTCGCCTGCGGAAATCGCTTGGCAAATTCGGCGGCTAAGTCGGGCTCCTTAGCATAAAACGAAACCAGCTCACCGCCACCCCGTTGTACGGCCCCAACCTGACCGTAAATGTGCCCGTGATTCATGCCAATCACCGAAAAACGAATCCGGGCGGCCCCCGTTGGTACCGAATCACTCCCCAGCGATGTGGACCGAACAAGGGCTGGTGCACCAATTAACTCATTCGATAGTGCAGGAGCCAGGACCAATCCAGCCGCTGTGCTGATGGTCTCCTTAATGAAGTTTCTTCTTGGGTTCATGGTGAATTACTGAATGATCGAATTGCTGAATGATTGAATTGCTGACGTATCACTTTATGATTCAATCATTCAACAATTCGATCATTCAATTATTTAGACTTTTTCGCCAGCTCCAACGCCTGGGTGGTGGTGTAATATTTAGCAATCATGTTAGGAACTTCCCAGGCGGGCAGGCTACCGGCTTTCAGATAATCGAGGTATTTCTGGGCTACACGGCCAAAGTGGGCTTCGTGCCCTTCCTTGTATTTTTCAGGAATGACCACTTCCCAGCCGGTTGCGATTTTCTTTACCTCAACGCCCGGAAATTCCTGCTGAATTTTCGGCAACGCTGTTTTGATGGATGCTTCCAGACTCTTGTTACCTGCAACGGCTTCGATGTATAGTGTCGGTTTGTACTGCTGCGGGGCACCCTGCCGGATAATCAGGTTGGCTTTGGTACCGCGCATGATCGAGTAATGGGTATCACCCGCCCCTTCGGGCGCTTTGTAGGCCCAGGTTACCGATACTTTGGCGTGAACACCTTTCAACTGGTAGTTGATTTCGCCGTTGCTGTATACCTTCAGGATACTATCGCTTACCACATCTTTTTTGAGGTAATCCGGAAAGACATCCTGTTTGGTAATGGCTTTGAATTGACTCAGCCGCATGTCGGTTGTCCAGCGCCGGGCCGACGTCAGGCTAATGTCTTTCTGATAATCGATGGTTTGCTCAGGGAAGCATTCCCACTGGACCAGATCGACCAGGTGGGTAGTTACGTCTACGATGCCTTCACCCTGCTGTGTCACATCCATAAACCAAGCTGGTCGAGTCAGAATACTACCCGATACATTTTTATAGAAATGGTGAACGCTTTCTTTCGTTACGGCTGGGTTTTCAGGCGTTCCTTTTTCCAGGGTTCCGAATACCTCAGCCTGTTGCGAAAAAGCCCGTTGAAGCATGGTCGTGATTTCGTACCGCTCGGTCATGATGTCGTATAGCAGAACCTTGTTTTTTTCGGCCGAAGCAAACGCATTTTTCAATTCCTCAAACTTCGAAGCCTCAATTACCATTGGCTTGTCGGCCAGCACGTTAAACCCGGCTTCGATGGTCTTCTTGATATAATCGGTTTTGAGTCGGTTATTCCCCGCCATAACCACTACGTTGCCCTTTTTTTCAGCAATCATTTTCTCCAGAAAATCGGACCCTTTATACACCTCTTCTTTCCAGTGCGTAGGATTTTCGGGCCGGGTATTGTAGCCGTTGATTTTATCCAGATGCAGTTGCAGATCCGGGCCATCAGGAGCATACACGTGAACAACCGAGTCGACTCCTTCGAGCATATTTTTCTGCACGAGGGCCGCATGAAAATGACCAGGATCGAGTGTGATTAACTGGATCTGGCCATTGGCTTTTTCACTTTTTTCTGACGACTGACAGGCGGTGATCATCGCAGCCATACACACAATGCCAACGGTGGGCAACAGTTTCATTGGTAGACTAGTTAATTTTTCAGGTTGAATATCGTAGGTTTAATGCGATTGGCCGACGCGTCGGCCAATCGCATTAAACCATATAAACTTTACTTCGCTGAGGCTACTGCCTTAATCGCATAAGCCGCACGTTGCGGGCGCGACAGGAGTTTATTGGCTTCAGGGTCATTCTTGAATTGTTCTTTCTTAGGGTCCCAGTAGAGTTTACGATTCAATTTCATGGCCGCATGATGCAGCAGGCAAGCGGAGCAGGACCGATGCCCCACTTCGACCGGGGCAATGGGTTCTTTCCGGCTCACGATGCTTTCCAGCCAGTTACCATGATGCTCTTTACTCTCCGGCAGATGGATTTCGTTGGGGCCAATCACGGATGTAAGCAATTTAGGGTCGCTGGCATCCAGTTTTTTGGCAGCATTCTGTTTGGCAATCGGATCGCTGGCCGTCACGTTGGCATCGCCCCGCGACACGAAAATCCAGCCTTTTGTTCCTTCAAAGCGTATCCCATTGGCAATCTCGTTCGTCACAATCATGTGGACACCGTTTTCGTACATCGCTTCGGTTCGAAAAATGCCGTGTACATCCCACAAACCACTTTTTGGAAAATCGGCTTTACCCCATATTTCGACCGGCCCCGTGTATTCGGTATTCATAGCCCAGTGCGCCGAATCGATGTGGTGTGCGCCCCAGCCCGTAATCATACCGGCCCCAAACTGTTCGCACCGTAACCAGCCCGGCCGATCATAACCTACCTGTGGATGCACCCGTTTTTCAGTATAGTACACTTCGGGCGTAGTGCCGAGCCACATGTCATAATTCAGGTTTTTAGGCACCGGCATTTGCGGTTCTTCATCGCCCGAAGGGTCGCCTGGTAAGCCAACATAAACCGTTTTCAACTCGCCAATTCGGCCATTGCGCACCAGTTCAGCGGCATAGCGAAACTGTTCCGACGACCGTTGCTGACTACCAACCTGCACAATCTGTTTGGACTGTTTCACGGCATCCGCCATCATGCGCCCCTCAGCAATGGTGAGTGACGCTGGCTTCTGCATGTATACATCTTTTTTGGCCCGTACTGCATCGACCACAATCGGCGCATGCCAGTGATCGGGTGTACTTACCAGAACGGCATCGATGTCTTTGTTTACTAATAGTTCGCGATAATCGGTATATACCCGAACACCATCGTAATTATCTTTACCCGTTTTTTTTGCATATACGCCATTAACGAGCTTTTTAGCATCCTCGGCCCGGTTGCTATCCAGATCGCAGACCGCCATAATCAGGGCATTGTCGTATTGCCACACACCGGGCATATCATGCCCACGTGAGATACGTCCTGTACCAATAGCACCTATATTAATTCGGTTACTGGGCGCATTTTTGCCAAATACCGAAGCCGGTACAATCGTTGGGAAACCCGTAATAATTGCCGAAGATGCCAGCGTGCCTTTGGCTGCCAGATCCAGAAATCCCCTCCGCGAAATAGTCGTTTGTTTTTCGGATGCCATGATCGTAAGAGTCAGGTACAGTTGTAGTATACCTAAGGTACGATCGGGCAATTTTTACTATTCTTCTACCACTAAGCCCTTCATTTTAAAAGATTATAGCTTCCAGTGAGTAACTATCGTTTGCCCTGTCCGTCTTATTCAGCAATTACCGATATGACCTCTCTGAACGTATGCGGCAACGCTATCTACTCTTCCTCTTACTAACCGGACTCACATCTTCCTGCATGATTGGCTCCTATCCATCGGGTGGGGGTCAATATCCGTCCGGTGGCCAACAATCGCCTAATGATACCTATCCGAATTCCGGTAATCAGCCTGGCAGCGGGCGTGCAGCCGACCCCGGCGTAACCGTAAACAGCATCCGCCTGACGCCCGACTACACCATTCTGAATTTGACTTTTACAGATAACGCCCAGCCGAATTACGACCGAAATGGCCGTCTTTTGCCATCAGGAACCACTATAGGCTTAGATCCCAACAGTTACCTGGTAGCGGCTAATGGTGCCCGGACATTTGCTTTTGTCCGAGTCGAGGGCATACCTATGAAACGGGAAGAGAGGAATCCTACTACGGGAAAAATACAACTGATAGGCCGAAATACATACCCCGGAGAGCAGGTCAATTTTACCATCTATTTCCAGCGATTGGATAAAGGTCTGGAAAACTTCGACCTATTTGAGTGTCATTCCGATGCATACATTTGCTGGAATATCTACAACCTACATGTAAATAACCCAGCCGACCCGGTCGTGTACAACCCGCCAACGGCACCGACACCCAAACCCGTACCGAACCTGCCTAAAAAGACAACAAACGTTCCTCCTGCCCCCACCGGCAATTCGGGGGGTGAGATGGAAACTCCAAAGACTAAACCCGCTCCCGTACCTGCTCCTACGCCCGAAGTAACGACCGTGACGGTTACGGGTAAGGTCAGCGATGCGAAAAACAAACGACCTGTTACGGCCACAATCGATTATCAGCTTTCGTCCAGCAAACAGGCAATCGACTCAGTTCAGAGCTTTGCTTCGACGGGTGGGTATAAAATGATGTTGCAAAAGGGGCAGGTCTATATCTACATCGTATCGGCACGGGGGTATCAATCGACCAATGGTGTGCTGGATTTAAGCAAAATGGCAGGGGGCAAAAGTGTTACGCGTGATATAACCCTGACACCGCTGACCGTTGGTGAAAAGGTTACCCTGAAAAACGTTT
This window of the Spirosoma aerolatum genome carries:
- a CDS encoding SMP-30/gluconolactonase/LRE family protein, with translation MIHSFKTGFILTGLLIISGQVMAQQTNTSGLDTIKVVAPGATLQKISSQFAFTEGPAVDKKGNIFFTDQPNDKIWKYDTDGNLSLYMDKTGRSNGLYFDKKGNIISCADEKDELWSISPDKKVTVLMTNFQGQRMNGPNDLWIDPKGGIYFTDPYYQRDYWERKKPDIDGQKVYYLPKGKSEAIVVDGDLKQPNGIVGTPDGKYLYVADIRDSKTYKYEIGSDGMLRNRQLFISQGSDGMTLDNQGNLYISGRGVTVYDPSGKKLGNIPVPSRWVGNICFGGKKRDTLFITASESIYTLPMRVKGVE
- a CDS encoding ThuA domain-containing protein, whose product is MTRFAVVLLTSLLSIAGLQAQDVNWKKVKVLVYTKNGKGYVHDNIPNAIQCVQKLGQQYGFNVDASDQPSVFTEANLKQYTLLVFASTNNDVFDTDAQRLAFRRYIEAGGGFVGIHSVMGTERSWAWFKRMIGGTFAWHPKFQKFKIEVIDTKHPSMDGLPKIWEKEDEFYFTKNMSPGPTVIMANDLTSLNQDEPEKVRMFGGSYTELYPSAWYYNFDGGYTWCTTLGHAKTDYLDDQTFIKHIFQGIRYVASQAKKIDFSKAYADSRDTPIR
- a CDS encoding KUP/HAK/KT family potassium transporter; translation: MSSTSLNKVSAQGLLVAIGIVFGDIGTSPLYTLSAVMRGRELSETLVLGTFSCILWTLTLQTTIKYVVITLRADNKGEGGIFSLYTLVRRYTGQWLMYPAVIGGAFLLADGLITPPISVSSAVEGLLIFYPKLDTVPIVIVILIALFVGQQFGTQQLGRLFGPVMLVWFSFIGVIGLWALWSQPTVLKAINPYYALHFLMTYPSGFWLLGGVFLCTTGAEALYSDMGHCGRSNIRVSWAYVKTTLLLSYAGQSAWLMHHLGQRLGETSPFYSIVPPSIVVFSIGLATLATIIASQALISGSFTLVSEAMRLTLWPRQRVAYPSDERGQLYVPFVNWALMIGCCLIVLHFRESKNMEAAFGLAVTLTMLMSTVLMSMYMRVKRFNPILQIVLTTIFLTVETTFLIANLVKFEEGGWISVTLGLLIMAMMLFWHEGESIKQSLIKYESLPSNLPILKSLSNDLTIPKFSTHLVYLTTSDSSKRIESEILYSILNRAPKRADIYWFIHVCVEDEPYVMRYSVETLAQEDVYVVTFYLGFRIEPRINLLFRMVVEDMVENNEVTIDSRYKSLSTHRVPGDFRFVLFRRFLSYENALTVRQQVAMFGYMLLKNIALAPQATYGLDTSNVTIEAVPLVITRPQSLPLKRIAPKTD
- a CDS encoding sigma-54-dependent transcriptional regulator, translated to MPATILLIDDESRLRQLLARILELEGYAVLEAENARAGLKILEREEVQLVISDVKLPDKNGIELSAQIKQLYPATEIIVLTAYGTISDGVTAIKNGAFDYITKGDDNDRIIPLVSRAIEKATLQLRIQQLEKQVGQRYGFESIIGHSKAIQQAIDLARKVAVTDTTVLLTGETGTGKEVFAQAIHQASLRRTGPFVAINCGALGKDILESELFGHRAGAFTGASRDQKGLFAEATKGTIFLDEIGEMPLDLQAKLLRVLETHEFLRVGDTKPTKTDVRVIAATNRGLEQEANAGHFRLDLYYRLSVFQIELPPLRDRRDDIAGLAQQFARQYATKLGKRDIRLSTEFIQKLQQHPWKGNIRELKNVIERAVILAESPQNTPVELTPDLLPHEIQTAVSAANVGDSSALDLATVEQRHIRRVLQHTNGNKTEAARLLGIGLTSLYRKLSEMDTL
- a CDS encoding Gfo/Idh/MocA family protein → MNPRRNFIKETISTAAGLVLAPALSNELIGAPALVRSTSLGSDSVPTGAARIRFSVIGMNHGHIYGQVGAVQRGGGELVSFYAKEPDLAAEFAKRFPQAKQAKSEAEILEDKSIQLVLTSAIANERAPLGIRVMKAGKDFMSDKPGITTLEQLAEVRKVQKETKRIYSIMYSERLENKATVKAGELVKAGAIGNVIQTVGLGPHRMNPATRPAWFFEKKQFGGIICDIASHQFDQFLFFTGSTKADIVASQVGNLHFPQYPNFEDFGDVMLRGDGGMGYIRVDWFTPDGLKSWGDGRLTILGTEGFMELRKNIDPGGRDGGNHLFITDKKETRYIDCSKENLPYGEQLVNDVLNRTETAMSQEHCFLATELALKAQKQAQVIHLKK
- a CDS encoding putative oxidoreductase C-terminal domain-containing protein: MKLLPTVGIVCMAAMITACQSSEKSEKANGQIQLITLDPGHFHAALVQKNMLEGVDSVVHVYAPDGPDLQLHLDKINGYNTRPENPTHWKEEVYKGSDFLEKMIAEKKGNVVVMAGNNRLKTDYIKKTIEAGFNVLADKPMVIEASKFEELKNAFASAEKNKVLLYDIMTERYEITTMLQRAFSQQAEVFGTLEKGTPENPAVTKESVHHFYKNVSGSILTRPAWFMDVTQQGEGIVDVTTHLVDLVQWECFPEQTIDYQKDISLTSARRWTTDMRLSQFKAITKQDVFPDYLKKDVVSDSILKVYSNGEINYQLKGVHAKVSVTWAYKAPEGAGDTHYSIMRGTKANLIIRQGAPQQYKPTLYIEAVAGNKSLEASIKTALPKIQQEFPGVEVKKIATGWEVVIPEKYKEGHEAHFGRVAQKYLDYLKAGSLPAWEVPNMIAKYYTTTQALELAKKSK
- a CDS encoding Gfo/Idh/MocA family protein, whose product is MASEKQTTISRRGFLDLAAKGTLASSAIITGFPTIVPASVFGKNAPSNRINIGAIGTGRISRGHDMPGVWQYDNALIMAVCDLDSNRAEDAKKLVNGVYAKKTGKDNYDGVRVYTDYRELLVNKDIDAVLVSTPDHWHAPIVVDAVRAKKDVYMQKPASLTIAEGRMMADAVKQSKQIVQVGSQQRSSEQFRYAAELVRNGRIGELKTVYVGLPGDPSGDEEPQMPVPKNLNYDMWLGTTPEVYYTEKRVHPQVGYDRPGWLRCEQFGAGMITGWGAHHIDSAHWAMNTEYTGPVEIWGKADFPKSGLWDVHGIFRTEAMYENGVHMIVTNEIANGIRFEGTKGWIFVSRGDANVTASDPIAKQNAAKKLDASDPKLLTSVIGPNEIHLPESKEHHGNWLESIVSRKEPIAPVEVGHRSCSACLLHHAAMKLNRKLYWDPKKEQFKNDPEANKLLSRPQRAAYAIKAVASAK
- a CDS encoding OmpA family protein — encoded protein: MRQRYLLFLLLTGLTSSCMIGSYPSGGGQYPSGGQQSPNDTYPNSGNQPGSGRAADPGVTVNSIRLTPDYTILNLTFTDNAQPNYDRNGRLLPSGTTIGLDPNSYLVAANGARTFAFVRVEGIPMKREERNPTTGKIQLIGRNTYPGEQVNFTIYFQRLDKGLENFDLFECHSDAYICWNIYNLHVNNPADPVVYNPPTAPTPKPVPNLPKKTTNVPPAPTGNSGGEMETPKTKPAPVPAPTPEVTTVTVTGKVSDAKNKRPVTATIDYQLSSSKQAIDSVQSFASTGGYKMMLQKGQVYIYIVSARGYQSTNGVLDLSKMAGGKSVTRDITLTPLTVGEKVTLKNVYFEMSKSDLLPASYAELDKLVTMMEDNPNMTIRLEGHTDIIGDHDKNLQLSRDRVVACQRYLAQKGIAIVRIQTIGYGDTRPILTKGTDEERKVNRRVEFVILAI